ATCGAGACCGTGCGGCACATCTTCCGCCGCGTCCGCAGCGGGGGGGACTACGACCGCTCGCTGGAGCTGCTGCGCCGGGTGAAGGCCTGGGGCTATCCCTGTCTGACCAAGAGCGGGCTCATGGTGGGACTGGGTGAGACGATGGACGACGTCCTGGAGACGATGCGAGACCTGCGCGCGGTGGGCTGCGACATCCTGACCGTCGGGCAGTACCTGAGTCCGGGCCCCGACTACGAGCCGATCCACCGCTACTGGCACCCCGACGAGTTTGCGGAGATCAAGCGCGCCGGACGGGCCATGGGGTTCCGCCACGTCGAGTCCGGCCCGCTGGTGCGCTCCAGCTACCACGCCGACGAGCAGGTGGATCGCGCGACGGCGACCGCATGAGGGCGGTGGCGCATCGACCGCGCACCCGCGCGCCCGCCGCACCGCCTCCGGTTGACGTGCACCTTCGCAGGCTCTGGCAGGACGCGCTGCTGGTCTTCCTGCACGGACCCGGCTGCGCGGGGTGCGTGCAGATCGCGTCCCAGTTGGTCCGGCATTGGGCGGAGTGGGACAGATGGGGAACCGGGGTGATCGTCCTGCGGTCTGACCCGTCCGGCTTTTCCGATGTGCCGTTTCCGCAGGTCCATGACCCGGGCGGCGGCGCCAGGCAGGCGTACGGAGGGGCGGCGGACGCCGTCCTGGCATGCCTCGATCACCGCGGCCGCTGGATGGCGGGGTGGACGGTGACCCACCCGGAGGCGGTGGACTGGCACGAGGTGGCCCAGACCGTCCGCTGGGTGGCCATCCAGGAGCCGGAGTGCGCGGCCTGCGCCGTCGAACCCGCGTGGGAAGACTGACGAGATTTGACACCCCGCCTCCGTTGGGCTAGATTCCTGGCAGGGTTCGCAGCCGAGATGACACCGTCGCTTCCGCTCCACCGCCCGCGCGAGTGTATCTGTCCTCGGCGGGAGCGCCCCGGTTCCCCCCGGGCATAGCCTCCCGCGCGCGCGGGCAGATCCCGACGATCCTTCACGTTGTTTTCGGTCGGCAGACCAGGAGGAAGGCCATGATCACGGCCGGGGCGATGCTTTCTACAGAACAGCTCGATCGGTACTCGCGGCAGATCGTGCTCGAGGAGGTAGGGGTTGCGGGTCAGCGCAGGATGCTGGACGCGAAGGTGGTGATCATCGGCGCCGGCGGGCTGGGATCGCCGGCGGCGCTGTACCTCGCCGCAGCCGGCGTGGGGACGCTCGGCATTGTCGACGGAGACCGGGTGGACCTCACCAACCTGCATCGCCAGGTGTTGCACTACACCCACGACATTGGCCGCCCCAAGACCCAGTCGGCGCGCCGCACGCTGGAGGACATCAATCCCGACGTGCGGGTGATCCCGCATGCGACGGTGCTGACATCGGACAACGCCCTGAAGATCCTCGAACCGTACGATGTCGTGGTCAACGGAAGCGACAACTTCCCCACGCGGTACCTGGTGAACGACGCCTGTGTCCTCCTGGGCAAGCCGCTCGTGGACGCCAGCATCCTGCGCTGGGAGGGGCAGGCCACGACGTTTTTGCCCGGGCGCGGCTGCTACCGGTGCCTCTTCCCCACACCGCCGCCTCCCGGCGCCGTGCCGTCCTGCGCCGAGGGCGGGATCATCGGCGCGGTGGCGGGGTTCATGGGCACGTACCAGGCCATCGAGACGATCAAGATCCTGCTCGGCGTCGGGACGGCGCAGGCCAACCGGTTAATGCTGTTTGACGCGCTGGACGGTGAGGTGCGCTACGTCCGGTGGGCCCGCAACCCCGACTGCCCCGTGTGCGGTGACGCACCGACGATCCGCGAACTCATCGACTACGAGCAGTTCTGCGGGGTGCCGATGCCCGACCGCGCGGCTCCGGCTGTCCGCAGCCCGGCGGAGGTGAGCGCCGTCGAGGCGGCGCAGATGCTGGCGGCAGGAGCGCAGCTCGTGGACGTCCGGGAGGCGTGGGAGGTCGCTCAGTCGCACATCCCGGGGATGCGCTGGATTCCGATGGGCGAGGTCGAGCAGCGGGTCGGCGAGATCGCTCGGGACCGGCCGGTGATCGTCTACTGCGCGTCGGGTCAGCGCAGCGGGAAGGTGACGGAGTGGCTGCGAGAGCGCGGATAC
Above is a window of Armatimonadota bacterium DNA encoding:
- the moeB gene encoding molybdopterin-synthase adenylyltransferase MoeB translates to MITAGAMLSTEQLDRYSRQIVLEEVGVAGQRRMLDAKVVIIGAGGLGSPAALYLAAAGVGTLGIVDGDRVDLTNLHRQVLHYTHDIGRPKTQSARRTLEDINPDVRVIPHATVLTSDNALKILEPYDVVVNGSDNFPTRYLVNDACVLLGKPLVDASILRWEGQATTFLPGRGCYRCLFPTPPPPGAVPSCAEGGIIGAVAGFMGTYQAIETIKILLGVGTAQANRLMLFDALDGEVRYVRWARNPDCPVCGDAPTIRELIDYEQFCGVPMPDRAAPAVRSPAEVSAVEAAQMLAAGAQLVDVREAWEVAQSHIPGMRWIPMGEVEQRVGEIARDRPVIVYCASGQRSGKVTEWLRERGYGQAYNLAGGIIAWQNAHQPVAQGATQDQG